One Echinicola strongylocentroti DNA window includes the following coding sequences:
- a CDS encoding GNAT family protein, with translation MDIAKNYDFVIQENPPIDHPYFLHDYLIGKGERYFCARLLKKQKVKALVYLVLKSDGTAISIKNAPFGGVWTEKKIASDSLQLLISELLLALKALGAKRFKVVQPPDAYEDNNPLVHYILKAQGFRLEGILLHHFLEDKKFIKGFIHAKLSKHKKKIKKINCNVETGSIKTFNFLKDIKWWRTQRGHEYNVNEEKLIQQVSAYPDRYFLVSLYQGEQAAAHALCVKLTPNSLYYYLPAINPDLQHAYTGEGLLFEVIRMGEALGVDFIDLGSSDLDGQPNHNLIRYKMKNANGTSNKLVWDIKF, from the coding sequence ATGGACATAGCGAAAAACTATGATTTTGTTATACAGGAAAACCCTCCAATTGATCACCCATATTTCTTGCATGATTATTTGATCGGTAAGGGGGAGAGGTACTTCTGTGCCAGACTGCTCAAGAAACAAAAAGTAAAGGCCTTGGTGTATCTGGTGCTCAAATCTGACGGGACGGCCATATCCATAAAAAATGCCCCCTTCGGAGGTGTATGGACAGAGAAGAAAATAGCTTCTGATAGTCTACAGCTTTTAATTTCTGAACTTCTACTTGCCCTGAAAGCCCTTGGTGCGAAGCGGTTCAAGGTGGTACAGCCCCCAGATGCCTATGAGGACAATAATCCATTGGTCCACTATATATTAAAAGCTCAGGGCTTTCGGTTGGAAGGGATATTGCTCCATCATTTTTTAGAGGACAAGAAGTTCATCAAAGGGTTTATCCATGCCAAACTGTCCAAACATAAAAAAAAGATCAAGAAAATCAATTGTAATGTGGAGACTGGCAGCATCAAAACGTTTAATTTTCTGAAGGACATCAAGTGGTGGCGTACACAACGGGGGCACGAATACAATGTAAATGAAGAAAAACTCATCCAACAGGTGAGTGCATATCCTGACCGTTATTTTTTGGTGTCGCTTTATCAAGGGGAGCAAGCTGCAGCGCACGCATTGTGTGTCAAGCTGACTCCCAATAGCCTTTATTATTATCTACCCGCCATCAACCCCGACCTGCAGCATGCCTATACCGGGGAGGGGCTTTTATTTGAGGTGATTCGTATGGGAGAAGCTTTGGGAGTGGATTTTATTGACTTGGGATCCTCGGACCTGGATGGACAGCCTAACCATAACCTCATTCGTTACAAAATGAAAAACGCCAACGGTACCAGTAATAAGTTGGTGTGGGACATTAAATTTTAA
- a CDS encoding Mpo1 family 2-hydroxy fatty acid dioxygenase: MAQTNLRKIDQLLEEYGISHQNPTNKVIHWFCVPAIFFSVVGLIYSIPAGPISFLQGYMGSFANWATLVLMVILFYYYTLSPPLSLGMFLFSALCLFFANFITIISPVPLWSVCIVIFLVSWVIQFYGHKIEGKKPSFLKDVQFLLIGPAWLMHFIYKRLGFSY, from the coding sequence ATGGCGCAAACTAACTTAAGAAAAATTGATCAATTATTAGAAGAATATGGTATAAGCCATCAAAACCCAACCAATAAAGTGATCCACTGGTTTTGTGTGCCTGCAATTTTCTTCAGCGTGGTGGGGCTTATTTACAGCATCCCTGCGGGTCCGATAAGCTTTTTGCAGGGTTATATGGGATCCTTTGCCAATTGGGCCACGCTGGTTTTGATGGTTATCTTGTTCTATTACTATACCCTTTCACCACCTTTGTCATTGGGCATGTTTTTGTTCTCAGCACTCTGCTTGTTTTTTGCCAATTTTATCACCATCATCTCTCCAGTACCCCTTTGGTCGGTGTGTATTGTTATATTTTTGGTCTCTTGGGTTATTCAATTCTATGGTCATAAAATAGAAGGCAAAAAACCTTCCTTCCTTAAAGACGTTCAGTTTTTATTGATCGGTCCGGCTTGGCTAATGCATTTTATTTACAAACGACTCGGCTTTTCCTACTAA
- a CDS encoding cation:proton antiporter, whose product MIRILLASADIPMLPEIVIIFGLATLVIMLFTRLKIPTIIGFLLTGAIAGPYGLSLVNASATVDVLSEIGIILLLFVIGMEFSLKSLMSIKKAVFLGGSLQVALTILVATLTSYFFGFDWNVAVFFGFLLALSSTAIVLKILQETGQVNNLSGKTILAILIFQDIIIVPLMLFTPMLAGESENILLSLFYMAVKGGLVILFTILSAKYLIPQLLYWVAKTRNEELFLLSIIVICFSVAFLTSLLGLSLGLGAFLAGLIISESEYSHHATGKILPFREIFLSFFFVSVGMLFDVTFLFQHIDTILGILLLVLVFKFTMTVIAVRAIGIDFKEAFIVGFSIFQIGEFSLLLAQEGVEMDLINQTHYQYFLAVSILTMAITPFVIKNREKLAFKMLDAPLPQKLKTHLTTPVGNISMANMEGEEMADHLIIVGYGLNGRNLSKAAKRAKIPYAIIEMNPETVRTEGEKGEPIIYGDASNEMVLKHVNIHLSRVVVIAISNSDATKSIITAIRLLTQNASIIVRTRYVNEIAANLSMGANEVIPEEFETSIEIFTRVLNKYLIAKDDIEDFTEEVRSHNYEMFRATQNRGRDRLNIDLPEINFVSLKVDRDSGQYINKPLKKVNLRETLGVNLVALKREGQTTSHIDGDTKLKFGDIVYVVGKPDGLSEFEKAIGE is encoded by the coding sequence ATGATCCGTATCTTACTTGCTTCTGCAGACATCCCCATGTTGCCAGAAATCGTCATCATCTTTGGTCTGGCCACGTTGGTAATCATGCTTTTCACCCGACTGAAGATCCCTACCATTATTGGGTTCCTATTGACAGGTGCCATCGCCGGCCCTTATGGATTATCGTTGGTCAATGCCTCCGCAACAGTGGATGTACTCTCTGAGATAGGCATCATCTTATTGCTATTTGTGATCGGCATGGAGTTTTCATTAAAGAGCCTCATGTCCATCAAGAAAGCGGTATTTCTAGGAGGCTCATTACAGGTCGCCCTCACTATCTTAGTGGCCACGCTCACGTCCTATTTCTTTGGTTTTGATTGGAATGTTGCAGTATTTTTTGGTTTCCTTTTGGCCTTGAGCAGTACGGCTATTGTCTTGAAAATACTCCAAGAAACCGGGCAGGTCAATAACCTATCGGGAAAAACGATTTTGGCGATATTGATCTTTCAGGACATCATCATAGTCCCGCTGATGCTTTTCACGCCCATGCTCGCTGGTGAATCCGAAAACATCCTGCTATCTCTCTTTTACATGGCCGTAAAAGGAGGATTGGTAATTCTTTTCACCATTCTTTCTGCCAAATACCTCATCCCGCAGCTACTGTATTGGGTGGCAAAAACCCGTAATGAAGAGCTGTTTCTATTGAGTATTATTGTGATATGCTTTTCCGTGGCCTTTTTGACCTCGCTCTTGGGGCTTTCACTGGGATTGGGCGCATTTTTGGCTGGACTGATTATCAGCGAATCCGAGTACAGCCACCATGCCACAGGAAAAATCCTTCCCTTTAGGGAGATCTTCCTGAGTTTTTTCTTTGTTTCGGTAGGAATGTTGTTTGATGTCACCTTCCTCTTCCAGCATATCGACACTATCCTTGGCATTTTGCTGCTCGTACTGGTTTTTAAATTTACCATGACCGTCATCGCTGTTCGCGCTATTGGGATAGATTTTAAGGAAGCCTTTATCGTTGGATTCTCCATTTTCCAAATCGGGGAATTTTCCCTATTGCTGGCCCAGGAAGGGGTGGAGATGGACCTGATCAATCAAACCCACTACCAGTATTTTCTGGCTGTTTCTATTTTGACAATGGCCATAACGCCTTTTGTCATTAAAAACCGAGAGAAACTCGCCTTCAAAATGCTGGATGCTCCACTTCCTCAAAAGTTAAAAACACACCTCACCACTCCCGTTGGCAATATTTCCATGGCCAATATGGAGGGTGAGGAAATGGCTGATCATCTGATCATCGTTGGTTACGGACTGAATGGCCGTAACCTTTCAAAGGCCGCCAAAAGGGCAAAAATCCCCTACGCCATTATCGAGATGAATCCAGAAACCGTTCGGACAGAAGGAGAAAAAGGAGAGCCTATTATTTATGGAGATGCCTCCAATGAAATGGTGCTCAAACATGTAAATATCCACTTATCCCGCGTGGTAGTGATCGCCATTTCCAATTCGGACGCCACTAAAAGCATCATCACCGCCATCAGGCTCCTGACCCAAAACGCCTCCATCATCGTCCGCACCCGCTATGTCAATGAAATAGCGGCCAACCTCTCCATGGGAGCCAATGAAGTCATCCCAGAGGAATTCGAAACATCCATTGAAATTTTCACTCGTGTACTCAACAAGTACCTTATTGCCAAGGATGACATTGAGGATTTTACAGAAGAGGTAAGGTCACACAATTATGAAATGTTCCGTGCTACACAGAATAGAGGGCGGGACAGGCTTAATATCGATCTTCCCGAAATCAACTTCGTTTCGCTAAAAGTAGACAGGGATAGTGGTCAATACATCAACAAACCCCTCAAAAAAGTCAACTTACGAGAGACCTTGGGGGTCAACTTGGTCGCGCTAAAGCGAGAAGGCCAAACAACCTCCCATATTGATGGCGATACCAAACTGAAATTTGGAGATATCGTGTATGTGGTGGGAAAACCAGACGGACTCAGTGAATTCGAAAAAGCCATTGGTGAGTAA
- a CDS encoding 3'-5' exonuclease codes for MIPYKISKDEVNELPLGHFEGDIVLIEDEKLVPEAVEELSKYSKIGFDTETRPSFRKGVHHEVSLLQLSTPEKAFLFRLNHVGFPSSVRRILEDPNRVKIGAAVRDDIKALKKLEPSFSQASFFDLNEELKKVGFHNVGVRNLSAMVLNIRISKSEQVSNWEAEELTPKQQLYAATDAWACLEIFNELYRKGYLDNLFSNQSS; via the coding sequence ATGATTCCATATAAAATAAGCAAAGACGAAGTAAATGAACTTCCCTTGGGGCATTTTGAAGGAGATATTGTGTTGATCGAAGATGAAAAATTGGTACCTGAGGCTGTAGAAGAATTAAGTAAATATTCAAAGATCGGATTTGATACCGAAACACGGCCGTCTTTTCGTAAAGGGGTTCATCATGAAGTTTCCCTTTTGCAGTTAAGTACACCTGAAAAGGCTTTTTTGTTCCGGTTAAACCATGTTGGCTTTCCATCGTCGGTAAGGAGGATTTTGGAGGATCCCAATCGGGTAAAAATAGGCGCAGCAGTTAGGGACGATATCAAAGCCCTCAAAAAACTGGAGCCTTCTTTTAGTCAAGCAAGTTTCTTTGACCTTAATGAAGAGCTGAAAAAAGTAGGCTTTCACAATGTAGGCGTCAGAAACCTGAGTGCAATGGTGCTCAACATCCGGATATCCAAGTCGGAGCAGGTGTCCAACTGGGAGGCTGAGGAGTTGACCCCCAAGCAGCAGCTGTATGCCGCCACTGATGCCTGGGCCTGCTTGGAGATTTTCAATGAACTTTACCGAAAAGGCTATTTGGACAACTTGTTTTCTAATCAGTCTTCTTGA
- a CDS encoding IMPACT family protein, producing the protein MDDTFFTLKNTSEGLYKEKGSKFLAFAYPVQDEDEIKERLEGLKKKYYDARHHCYAYILGKDQSQFRANDDGEPNHSAGDPILGQIRSHELSDVLIVVIRYFGGTKLGVGGLITAYKTAAAEAITANEIVTAIVTKKICFRFDYLDMNDVMRLIKDYDLEIIKQDFDNTCSMTLRIREKLWEEVTTKLEDIPSFKKTD; encoded by the coding sequence ATGGATGATACCTTTTTTACACTGAAGAACACTTCAGAGGGCTTATACAAAGAAAAAGGAAGTAAGTTTTTGGCCTTTGCTTATCCTGTTCAGGATGAAGATGAAATCAAGGAACGGCTGGAAGGCCTTAAAAAAAAATACTACGATGCCCGGCACCACTGCTATGCTTATATCCTAGGAAAAGACCAGTCACAGTTTCGTGCCAATGATGACGGTGAGCCCAATCACTCCGCTGGCGACCCCATTTTAGGCCAAATCCGTTCCCATGAGCTCAGTGATGTACTGATTGTTGTAATTCGGTATTTTGGAGGTACCAAGCTTGGTGTGGGTGGACTGATCACTGCCTATAAGACCGCTGCCGCCGAGGCCATCACAGCAAATGAAATCGTAACGGCCATCGTCACCAAAAAGATCTGTTTTCGATTTGATTACCTCGACATGAACGATGTCATGCGACTGATAAAGGATTATGACCTTGAGATCATCAAGCAAGATTTTGACAACACCTGTAGCATGACGCTAAGGATCAGAGAGAAGCTTTGGGAAGAAGTCACTACCAAACTTGAAGATATTCCTTCATTCAAGAAGACTGATTAG
- a CDS encoding patatin-like phospholipase family protein, whose amino-acid sequence MWHRVSHSFPVQLLKLHLKKNLALVGIWVLLVLVFSDNFGKVLGIPYLFLDPEYLNSVSWMGFFLMGIGFAVFTMAFHMTTYIMDAAKFQFLATLSRPFIRFCVNNSLIPLVAYLIYIVNVITFQTDNISEDGWGIFRYLIGFFAGNLVMFLLLFGYFAVTNKDFFVMFTDTLDKQLRKVKVSRANVMNRYKDRKLAKGSVTTYLDINLRPTKVREDLARFEGHKLLKVFDQNHLNLVIIEGVLISTILFLGFFRENEFLQFPAAMSVMLILSILTLLVGALTFWLRSWSTFVVIALFVLLNASSKTSWLNRPHSALGMDYKADKASYNLDRLQALLHPDTLKKDKQKTLEILENWRKKFPENHPPKMLLVACSGGGQRAALWTLHVLQQMHLRSKGKFLSHTQLITGASGGVVGAAFFRELFLRAQDDISMDIADPKYLSQISSDNLNPIIFTLMVNDLLIRNQYVQYNGRHYLQDRGFAFENQLNINTGGILDKPLHAYATPEYQAKIPMMPVAPLIVNDGRKLYISPHSMSYMCVSEHSDITLDEKSQAIDFLRFFEKQDAEDLRFISALRMGATFPFITPNIQLPSDPQMEIMDSGLSDNFGVKDALRFVSVFEEWIAQNTSGVVLVTIRDSEKNLEIEKKTPPTIMQKLIIPLKNIYVNWDNVQTINNETMFNYMKSKVDVDFERIEFEYSTKDFLARQGVTDLSGDVKSKELEVQRASLNWRLTTREKRDILESIHSYQNQQSLDRLEGIMLDGPALK is encoded by the coding sequence GCTAGGCATTCCGTATCTGTTTTTGGATCCAGAGTACCTGAATAGCGTGTCATGGATGGGGTTCTTTTTGATGGGGATAGGTTTTGCCGTTTTTACCATGGCCTTTCATATGACCACCTATATTATGGATGCCGCCAAGTTCCAGTTTTTGGCCACGCTTTCTCGGCCATTTATTCGGTTTTGTGTCAATAATAGCCTTATCCCATTGGTCGCTTACCTGATCTATATCGTTAATGTGATCACCTTTCAGACGGACAATATCAGTGAAGATGGTTGGGGGATATTCAGGTACCTGATAGGGTTCTTTGCAGGTAATTTGGTGATGTTTTTATTGCTGTTTGGTTACTTTGCCGTGACCAACAAGGATTTCTTCGTCATGTTTACAGACACGTTGGACAAGCAGCTGAGAAAAGTGAAGGTGTCCCGTGCCAATGTGATGAATAGATACAAGGACCGAAAACTGGCTAAGGGCTCAGTGACTACTTATTTGGATATCAACTTGCGACCTACTAAGGTCAGGGAGGACCTGGCGAGGTTTGAAGGGCATAAGCTGCTCAAGGTTTTTGATCAGAACCACCTTAATTTGGTTATTATAGAAGGTGTTTTGATATCTACGATTTTGTTCTTGGGTTTTTTTAGGGAAAATGAGTTCCTTCAGTTTCCGGCCGCAATGAGCGTCATGTTGATCTTGTCTATTTTGACCTTGTTGGTGGGGGCACTTACTTTTTGGTTGAGAAGTTGGTCTACTTTTGTGGTGATAGCCTTGTTTGTTTTACTCAATGCCAGCTCCAAGACTTCTTGGCTAAACCGGCCACACTCGGCTCTAGGGATGGACTACAAAGCTGATAAAGCGTCTTATAACCTGGATCGTCTTCAGGCATTGCTGCATCCTGATACCTTAAAAAAAGACAAGCAGAAAACCTTGGAAATTTTGGAAAACTGGAGAAAAAAATTCCCGGAGAACCATCCTCCAAAAATGTTGCTGGTGGCCTGTAGTGGAGGTGGACAGCGTGCTGCTTTGTGGACATTGCATGTCCTGCAGCAGATGCATTTGAGAAGCAAGGGGAAGTTCCTGTCGCATACCCAGCTGATTACAGGTGCCTCTGGAGGAGTTGTAGGTGCTGCTTTTTTTAGGGAGTTGTTCTTACGGGCACAGGATGATATATCCATGGATATCGCCGATCCTAAATACCTGAGCCAAATTTCCTCGGATAACCTTAACCCTATCATTTTTACACTGATGGTGAATGACCTTTTGATCAGGAATCAATACGTCCAATACAATGGCCGTCATTACCTTCAGGATCGAGGGTTTGCTTTTGAAAACCAATTGAATATCAACACAGGAGGGATATTGGACAAGCCCCTTCATGCTTATGCTACACCGGAATATCAAGCAAAAATCCCCATGATGCCCGTGGCTCCCTTAATAGTAAATGATGGGAGGAAGCTCTATATCTCACCCCACAGCATGAGCTATATGTGCGTGTCAGAACACTCCGATATCACTTTGGATGAAAAGAGCCAGGCGATTGATTTTTTGAGGTTTTTTGAAAAGCAAGATGCCGAGGATTTGCGTTTTATCAGCGCACTTCGGATGGGGGCGACATTTCCCTTTATCACACCCAATATCCAGTTGCCTTCTGATCCCCAGATGGAAATTATGGATTCGGGACTTTCAGATAATTTTGGGGTGAAGGATGCTTTGAGGTTTGTCAGTGTATTTGAAGAATGGATTGCCCAAAATACCTCTGGAGTAGTTTTGGTGACGATCAGGGATTCTGAAAAGAACCTGGAGATAGAAAAAAAGACACCGCCTACCATCATGCAGAAACTGATCATTCCCCTGAAGAACATCTATGTAAACTGGGATAATGTACAGACCATCAATAATGAGACGATGTTCAATTATATGAAAAGTAAGGTAGACGTTGACTTTGAGCGAATCGAATTTGAGTATTCGACCAAGGATTTTTTGGCACGTCAAGGAGTGACCGACCTTTCAGGAGACGTGAAAAGCAAAGAGCTGGAAGTACAGCGTGCATCCCTCAATTGGCGGTTGACGACACGGGAAAAACGGGATATTTTAGAAAGTATCCACAGCTATCAAAACCAACAATCGCTGGATAGGTTGGAAGGAATAATGCTTGACGGCCCTGCGTTAAAATAG
- a CDS encoding NAD(P)/FAD-dependent oxidoreductase → MLSYWEKKNLIQYDLTIVGAGFVGLSTAIHYKEKYPGRSVLVLERGVFPSGASTRNAGFACFGSLTEIAGDLESYPEEEVFALVTKRRMGIKNIRRVFGDEAIDYSSNGGFDLIREQELRFMDKMDAINALLSPVFGSNVFEEVAHQSYGFSDQISHLVKNKFEGQLDPAKYIQCLWRKCRELDINVLTGAEVVKLDEDNCRTYVKSFYGEEIAFQSRLIGLCSNAFIRQLHEGVNIKPGRGMIMVSEPLQDFDMKGTFHMDRGYIYFRNVDGRLLVGGGRNISEEDEITTDRGINEDIKAYLQSVTSETIFPEKKIVWDMEWSGTMAFGETKKPIVKQINPRVAVGVRLGGMGVALGWETGKDLASLLGD, encoded by the coding sequence ATGTTGAGCTATTGGGAAAAGAAGAACCTCATCCAGTATGATCTGACCATAGTGGGAGCGGGGTTTGTCGGGCTTTCTACGGCCATCCATTATAAAGAAAAATACCCCGGTCGATCCGTGTTGGTGTTGGAAAGAGGGGTGTTTCCGAGCGGGGCAAGTACGCGGAATGCAGGTTTTGCCTGTTTCGGGAGCTTAACGGAGATTGCTGGAGATTTGGAAAGTTACCCAGAGGAAGAAGTTTTTGCCCTCGTGACCAAGAGAAGGATGGGGATCAAAAACATCCGCAGGGTTTTTGGAGATGAGGCGATCGATTATTCATCTAACGGAGGTTTTGACCTGATCAGGGAGCAAGAGCTCCGTTTCATGGATAAAATGGATGCGATCAATGCGCTGCTCAGTCCTGTTTTTGGATCCAATGTTTTTGAAGAAGTAGCTCACCAGTCTTATGGTTTTTCTGATCAAATCAGCCATTTGGTAAAAAATAAATTTGAGGGCCAACTTGATCCTGCAAAATACATCCAGTGCCTATGGCGGAAGTGCCGTGAGCTAGACATCAATGTGCTTACGGGCGCAGAGGTGGTGAAGCTCGACGAAGACAATTGTCGCACATATGTCAAGTCCTTTTACGGAGAGGAGATCGCTTTTCAGAGTCGGCTCATCGGTCTCTGCTCCAATGCTTTCATCAGGCAGCTGCATGAAGGGGTGAACATTAAGCCAGGAAGAGGCATGATCATGGTCAGCGAGCCGCTACAGGATTTTGACATGAAGGGTACTTTTCATATGGATAGGGGATACATTTATTTTAGGAATGTGGATGGACGTCTTCTGGTGGGAGGTGGTAGAAATATCTCCGAAGAGGATGAAATTACCACAGACAGGGGAATAAATGAGGATATTAAGGCTTATCTTCAGTCGGTCACCAGTGAAACCATCTTTCCCGAAAAGAAGATTGTCTGGGATATGGAATGGTCGGGTACCATGGCCTTTGGAGAGACAAAAAAGCCTATTGTCAAGCAAATTAATCCCAGAGTGGCCGTCGGTGTGAGACTGGGAGGAATGGGAGTGGCCCTAGGATGGGAAACCGGAAAAGATCTAGCGAGTTTACTTGGAGACTGA
- the nhaC gene encoding Na+/H+ antiporter NhaC encodes MTKPQQKASLWEAMVPILFLIILLVINIRIFGTDSLSGSNQMVLILSSGVASLIALFRLKISWDTLQKGIVNSISAAMPSILILLLIGALAGTWLLSGIVPAMIYYGLKILNPGIFLLAACVVSAIVSIATGSSWTTVATVGVALLGIGRALGFEEGVIAGAIISGAYFGDKMSPLSDTTNLAPAMAGTDLFTHIRHMTKTTVPSILITLVIFGVLGFTISVNGSVEQVKDISEVISSKFNINGWLFIVPVLVLGMIIKKVPAVPALLVGALLGGVFAVIFQPQIIESIAVEPNAGYMYQSFKAVMMSLYGDISISTSNEMVNELLSTGGMAGMLFTIWLIISAMIFGGVMEESGMLLVIAEAVIRKVHSLGSLIASTAATCVFFNLTTSDQYLAILVPGRMYADIYKKRGLKGENLSRTLEDSATVTSVLVPWNTCGATQASVLGVATIAYAPYCFFNIISPFMTILYGYLKLGINYYSEEEMREIQKELAV; translated from the coding sequence ATGACGAAACCTCAACAAAAAGCCAGTCTGTGGGAGGCGATGGTCCCCATCTTATTTCTTATCATTTTGTTGGTCATCAATATCCGGATTTTTGGGACCGACAGCCTGTCTGGCTCCAATCAGATGGTATTGATCCTTTCGTCAGGCGTAGCTTCGCTAATAGCTCTTTTTAGGCTGAAGATAAGTTGGGATACTTTACAAAAAGGTATTGTCAATAGCATCAGTGCTGCGATGCCATCCATTCTGATATTACTGCTGATAGGTGCCTTGGCAGGTACTTGGCTGTTGAGTGGTATCGTCCCGGCAATGATCTATTATGGGCTAAAGATCCTCAATCCAGGGATATTTTTACTCGCAGCTTGCGTGGTGAGTGCGATTGTGTCAATAGCTACAGGCAGTAGTTGGACCACTGTTGCCACGGTGGGGGTGGCACTGCTTGGTATAGGCAGGGCCTTGGGATTTGAAGAAGGAGTGATAGCGGGAGCGATTATTTCGGGAGCTTATTTTGGTGATAAGATGTCGCCCCTTTCAGATACGACTAATTTGGCCCCGGCGATGGCAGGTACTGACCTGTTTACACACATCAGACACATGACCAAAACGACGGTTCCTTCTATTTTGATAACATTGGTCATATTTGGGGTTTTGGGTTTTACGATCAGTGTGAACGGATCCGTGGAGCAGGTAAAAGATATCTCAGAAGTGATCTCCTCCAAGTTTAATATTAATGGGTGGCTTTTTATTGTTCCGGTATTGGTGCTGGGAATGATCATTAAAAAAGTACCCGCGGTGCCTGCTTTATTAGTGGGGGCTTTGCTAGGGGGTGTCTTTGCGGTGATTTTTCAGCCGCAGATCATAGAAAGTATCGCTGTGGAGCCAAATGCTGGATATATGTACCAATCATTCAAGGCGGTAATGATGTCCTTGTATGGTGATATCAGTATTTCTACCAGTAATGAAATGGTCAATGAGCTGCTTTCTACCGGCGGGATGGCAGGAATGCTATTTACCATCTGGTTGATTATCAGTGCGATGATTTTTGGTGGGGTAATGGAGGAAAGCGGAATGCTTCTGGTCATTGCTGAAGCAGTGATCAGAAAAGTACATTCCCTAGGTTCTTTGATAGCCTCCACCGCTGCGACCTGTGTGTTCTTCAACCTGACCACTTCGGATCAGTATTTGGCGATATTGGTACCAGGAAGAATGTATGCCGATATTTATAAAAAGAGAGGATTGAAAGGCGAAAATCTAAGCAGGACATTGGAGGACAGTGCTACCGTTACTTCGGTGCTGGTGCCGTGGAATACCTGTGGTGCCACACAGGCCTCAGTACTTGGGGTCGCCACCATTGCGTATGCTCCGTACTGTTTTTTTAATATCATCAGTCCCTTTATGACGATACTTTATGGATACCTTAAGCTGGGTATCAACTATTACTCAGAGGAAGAAATGAGAGAAATTCAAAAAGAACTGGCCGTATGA
- a CDS encoding sugar 3,4-ketoisomerase, with the protein MTNPYVFHLGEVKNCSGKLNFWEREKLPFGAKRVFWITGVPEGGVRGEHAHKVDNQVTICIQGSVNVVLEDLENNHLEYTLQDSSEALFLPRLVWSKFTFAANSVLLVLSESDFDECDYIRNREEFEKLKDGHSEKL; encoded by the coding sequence ATGACCAACCCCTATGTTTTTCACCTTGGTGAGGTGAAGAATTGCTCCGGAAAGCTTAATTTTTGGGAACGCGAAAAGCTTCCTTTTGGAGCAAAGAGGGTGTTTTGGATTACTGGTGTTCCGGAAGGCGGCGTTCGTGGAGAACATGCCCACAAGGTGGACAATCAGGTAACTATCTGTATCCAGGGAAGTGTGAACGTCGTCCTTGAGGATTTGGAAAATAATCACCTTGAATACACCCTACAGGATTCCAGTGAGGCTCTTTTCTTACCCCGGTTGGTCTGGTCCAAATTCACCTTTGCTGCAAATAGTGTGTTGTTGGTGCTTTCAGAAAGTGATTTTGATGAATGCGATTATATTAGAAATAGAGAAGAATTTGAAAAGCTGAAAGATGGACATAGCGAAAAACTATGA